CCAAAAAAAAGAATTCATTTGCCGGCAAAAAAAGATTCAAAAGATAGGCATCCATGAATGACACCATTGCCGCAATCGCAACGCCTTTTGGCAGCGGTGGTATCGGGGTTATCCGGATGTCCGGTCCCGATGCCGTGGCCATTGCGGCCCAGTTTTTTTCCAGAACCCGGACGGGTCCTCCTTTTACCGGAAATCTGAAAACCCATCAGGTCTATCACGGATATTTTCTGGACAGCGGGGAAGTCATTGATGAGGTGCTGCTCATTTTCATGCGCGGGCCGAAGTCCTATACCGCCGAGGATGTGGTGGAAATCCAGGCCCATTCCGGCACCGTGGTTCTTAAAAAGATTCTGGAATGTCTGCTGACCGGCGGGGCCCGCCTGGCAGATCCCGGCGAGTTCACCCGGCGTGCTTTTTTAAATCAGCGCATTGATCTGACCCAGGCGGAAGCCGTGGCAGACATCATCAACGCCCGGTCCACAGCCGCTTTAAAATTTGCTGCGGCCCAGAACACAGGAGTATTGAAACAGCAGATTCAGGAAATGCGAAACCAGCTGATCCAGGTGCTGTCCCAGGTGGAAGTGAGCATTGATTTCCCCGATGATGCGCCCCAGGAAACTGACACATCCCAAAGAACAACCGACATCGATTTTGTCATGGACCGGTGCCGGGAATTCATCCGGCAGCATGAAGAAGCCTGTTTTCTGAAAGAAGGGATTTGTCTGGCCATCTGCGGCAAACCCAATGTGGGAAAATCCAGTCTCATGAACCGGCTGCTGTCCCGGGAAAAATCCATTGTCACGGCCCTTCCCGGAACCACCCGGGACCCCATCCAGGAAGCCATGACCATGAACGGGATCCCTTTTGTGGTCACAGACACGGCCGGCATTCATGACACGGACGACCTGGTGGAAATCATCGGCATTGAACGGGCCAAAGATCATATCCGGGGGGCGGATCTGGTATTGTTTATGGTGGAACCCGGAACGGCCCTGTCTGAAATGGAATTTAAAAAAATGGTGCCCCTGGATAAACGCATGCTTGTGGTGGTGAACAAAATCGATCTGACCCGGGACACGAACGGGCAGGCCAAACCCGGTGGACCCGGACTGCCTGAACTGCCGGAAATCTGCGATCAGATTCCAAAGATTCATATTTCCGCGCTTCACAACCAGGGGATTCAACCACTCAAAGACAAAATCATGCAGCTTTGCATCGGCGATCTGACCATGGACGGTTCAGCCGTGATTCCCAACCTTCGGCACAAAACCGCGTTAACCAAAGCGCTGTCTTTTCTTGAATCCGCAAAACAGGGTCTGTTGACCGGGCAGCCGGAAGAGACCCTGGCCATTGATTTAAAAAACAGCATTGACCTGCTGGGCAGCATTACCGGTGAAACCGCATCAATTGATATACTGGATACGATTTTTAACAATTTCTGTATCGGAAAATAAAGGATTACACCCATGACACTGGATCTGAAAAAACATTTTACACAATATGAAGCCCTGGTTCAGGTGGTGGACGGGATATTTGACCGGGTGAAACAGGAATTTCCCAAAGAAGTGTTCTGCCGGGAAAAATGCAGCGACTGCTGTTACGCCATTTTTGACATGCCCCTGATCGAAGCCCTTTACCTGAAATCCAAATTTCTGGAAAAATTTTCCGGCAAAGAAAAAAACGATCTGCTGGAAATTGCCGACAAAACCGACCGGGCCCTGGTCAAACTCAAACGGGATGCGTACAAAAAAGTGCAAAAAGGCGCGGACCAGCTGGAAATTGTGGGCCGCATGTCCCAGGAACGGGTGCGCTGCCCCCTGCTGGGATCTGACAATTTGTGCCTGCTGTATGAATTTCGGCCCATTACCTGCCGCATCTACGGCATTCCCACGTCCACGGCCGGTAAAAGCCATATCTGCGGACGGACCAATTTTATCCAGGGAAACGCTTATCCCACGCTGAATATGGACAAGATCTATACCCAGCTTCAACTGATTTCCGCACAGCTCATTAAAGACATCCATTCCCGGAACATCAAAATGCATGAAATGCTGATACCGGTTTCCATGGCCCTGATCACGGATTTCAACGAAGACTATTTAGGGGTGCCCCAGAATGGATAATTTCACCAGAGAACAGATCGAAGAAAAGAAAAAAGCCATTTTCGATGCCATGGGCAAACGGGGCCAGCGCCAGATCCTGAAAAAAGGGTATGACAAATGGGACCCGTTCCAGGAACCCAAAGATCCCATCGATATCCGGAAAGACAAGACCAAGCGGACCTCCCAGGTGCTGATCCGGGAATTTCTGTCCCAGGCCGACCCGGACACCTACACCAACTCCTTTGCCCAGGGAGCCCTGGAAATGTGTCTGGGCATCATCAATGAAGAGGAAAAAATCAGAGGGATGTTCGAGTTTGCCTGCTGGTACAAAAACCTGCTCAAAATAGAAGGACATGACCCCCTTTGACCGAAAGGCCGTTCTGGCCATCCTGGACCATGCCGACACCCGGTTAACGGCCCGGGCCTATGTGCATGACATCGCCGCTGCCATGCACATCCCTGTGTCAGAAGCCAAAACCGTTCTCAAAACCCTGGTCAACCATCAGGATGTCACGTATCAGGAAATTTTCGGCACCACCAGTGTCATTAGAAATTTTCAGAAACCCGTCCAAGTAACGGACCATTTTGTGCTGACACCGCCGGACATTTCGTACGGGTCAGGCCGTCAGGATCTGCATGTCATCCGCCTGGAACCGGGCATCTCCTTCGGGTCCGGCCATCACCCCACCACCCGGCTGTGTCTGTGTGCCATGGAACATTTGTTTTTCCACATCCGGCCCCATGCCTCCATTTTTCAGACCTCAGGGGCGGATATCGGCACGGGTTCCGGGGTCCTGGCCATTGCCCTGTGCCTGGCCGGGGTATCCGGATGTCTGGCCTATGATATTGACCCCAATGCCGTGAGTGAAGCCAAAAAAAACATTGACCTGAACGATCTTTCTGGCAGAATACCCGTATTAAAACATCCCATGCCGGAAACCGGTCCCGGGCTGGGAATTGTCTGCGCCAATCTGAGAACCCCGACTCTGGAAACCCTGGCACCGCTTTTCCGGAAGCGTCTGAACCCCGGCGGTTTTCTCATTTTTTCAGGCATCCGGACATGGGAAGCGGACGCGTTAAAGACCTGTTTTACAAAATACGGGTTGACCCCTGTCTGGGAAAAAACAGATAAAAACTGGGCCGGACTGATTTTTGCCGATCAATGAGATCCCCATGAGTCGATTGCTTAAATATCTGGTCTTTTTTCTGGCGCTGTTGGGCCTTGTCATGCCGGTAGCAGGGGATGTGTTCACCTGGATCGATTCAGACGGGGTCCGGCATTTTTCCAATGTTTCCCCGCCGGGAAATGCCGACCATGCAAAGGTGCTTGAATCAGAAACCCGGAACCAGGTCTCATCCGAGCGGCAGTTCAAGGTAGTCAAGGTGTATGATGGCGATTCTTTGCTGGTCAAAGGCCTGGATCTGACCCTTAAAATACGCATGGTGGGCATTGACGCACCGGAAACCGGAGGCAGCAGAAAACCGGGCCAGCCTTACAGCAGAAAAGCACACCAGTACCTGGGCCGCCGGATCCATGACCGGTCGGTGACATTGAAAACCTATGGTCTGGGCGGTTATAACCGGATTCTGGCGGAAGTGTTCATCAATGACATCAACATGAATCTGGAAATGGTGAAAACGGGGCTGGCAGAAGTGTATCAGGGAAGTATGCCCAAAACATTCGATGCCGCCCCTTATCTGGCAGCCCAGGATCAGGCCAGAAAACGCCGGATCGGCATGTGGGTCCAGGGCAGCCAATATAAAAGTCCCCGGCAGTGGCGAAAGGAAAACCCCAGAAACTGAGCGGCCTTAAAAAGGAATATCCTCATCCTGCATCGGCGGCTGGCCCCCACCCGGACGGGTCGATCCCTGAAAGTTCTGCTGGCTGGGTGCTGCCCCCCCCTGCTGCGGGTATCCGCCACGGGACGGCTCTTTTTGATATCCGCCCGAAGACTGATCATTGCCCTGATTGTCGGACCGGCCGCCCAGAAACTGAAAATTGCTGGTCACCACTTCCGTGATGTAGTGGGTCTGGCCGTCTTTTTCATAATTCCGGGTCTGAAGCCGGCCCTCAATGTACACCTGGCTGCCTTTGGACAGATACTTCTCCAGAATTTCAGCTGGTTTGCCAAATGCCACCACCCGGTGCCACTCGGTCTTTTCCTGTTTTTCTCCGGTATTTTTATCCGTCCATTGTTCGCTGGTGGCAATTGAAAAATTCACCACTGCCAACCCCTGCTGGGAATACCGGATTTCCGGGTCCCGGCCCAGGTTTCCGATGAGCATCACTTTGTTCAAACCCGCCATTGTTGACTCCTTTTTTCAGCGTTAATATTGATCCGGTAATATGCACACAACATGGCTGAATTGTCAATTCTTAGTTCGGAATCACGCCTTGAGGCAATAATGCGACTTTATACAAAAATATCGCAGCACTGCAACCTGTCTGTGCCGGGCCCCCGTGTGCCCGCATCCGTCGGTGCCCCGAAACATAAGGGTTTCAGGTGATTTTCTTTTTTATACCACATGGTACGAACCTTGCTTTTCAGTCTTTAGTGATAACCAAACCGACTTTAAAAAGGTCATGACATATCAAATATCGCTCAACCAAAAGGAAACCCAACATGGCAACACCTACTAAAAACAAGGGTCAAATTGCCGGCCAGATGCCGGGTCCGGACCCGGATGAACAAGCCAGACAGTCTTTGACAAGAATCAAACAAAAATTTATTATTATGAGCGGCAAAGGCGGGGTGGGAAAAACCAGCGTGTCTGTCAACCTGGCCATTGCCCTGGCCGGTATGGGCCATCAGGTGGGATTGCTGGATGTGGATCTGCATGGTCCGGATATCCCGCACATGCTGGGAATATCCGGCATGTTAAAAGCGGATGATACCCAGAAAATGGTCCCTATTGCCTATTCAGATCACCTGAAAATCATTTCCATGGAATCTTTGATGCCCAACAGGGATGAAGCTGTGATCTGGCGGGGTCCGGTCAAACACGGCGCCATCCGTCAATTCATCGGAGATGTCAGCTGGGGGGATCTGGATTACCTGATCATCGACTGTCCTCCGGGTACGGGGGACGAACCATTGACCGTGGCCCAGCTGATCCCGGACGCCAAAGCCGTGATCGTGACCACGCCCCAGGAAGTGGCGTTGGCGGATATCCGGAAATCCATCAGTTTCTGTAAAAATGTCCGGATGGAGATTTTCGGCATCATTGAAAACATGAGCGGATTCACCTGCCCCCACTGCCACAAGGTTGTGGAGCTTTTCGGCGAAGGCGGGGGTGAAAAAACAGCCCGGAACTATGACATCCCTTTCTTAGGCAAAATTGCCTTTGATCCGGAAATGGTCAGATGCAGCGACAATGGGATGGCATTTCAGCAGCAATTCACCCAATCCCCCATTACAGCGGCATTTAAAAAAATTGCCGAAAAAATGGCGGTGTGACACCAAACTTTGAATCAATCATACAACAGCGTTTACAGGAGGAAAAATGAAAATAGCAGTCAGTGCCTCGGGTCAGGATCTTGATGCCCAGATCGATCAACGGTTCGGCCGGTGCGACTATTTTTTGATTATCGATACCGATACCATGGAAACTCAAGGGTTTCCCAATGATCACAATTCCCAGACCAGCGGGGCCGGCGTTCAGGCGGCCGGGTTTGTGATTGACAAAGGTGCTGCGGCGGTGTTAACCGGCAGTTGCGGTCCCAAAGCCATGGATGTGTTTAACGCCCAGAATATCCCCGTGTATACGGGTCATGCCGGCAACGTCCGCCAGGCAGTGGAAGCTTTTAAAAAAGCGCCTTCAGGCACATCCGGAGCGCCGGCCACAGGCCAGGGCCAGGGTACGCCCGGCAGCGGGAGAGGCATGGGCGGCGGCGGCAGAGGTATGGGCGGTGGTGGTCGCGGCAGAGGCGTTGCCGGCGGCGGTCGCGGCATGGGAGGCGGCGGCGGCCAGGGCATGGGCGGCGGTCGCGGTATGGGCGGCGGTTGCGGCAGAAAAAACTGCTGAATTCAAATGTCGGTTGCCATAATCTCATCAATGGCGGTATCAAGATGGTCGCAGGAAATCAGATGGACCTTGATCCCGCCATTGGCCAGCACATAGCCCGGCCCTTTGCGGGAGACATCTTCTTTCATGCCCACATGATCGACACCGGCGTTTATCAGCCATTCCGCCACCCGGATCCCTTTGGCGGTTTCAGTGGCCGTATATGGATTTTTCATTAAATTTTTTTTCTGAACGGCCTGATCCCTGCGCTGAACCTGAACCACCGCAAACAATGGGGCTTCACCAAAATGGGCACTGATCCGGCCGTTTTCATCTGCCAGAGGCACGGCAATCCGGACCCGGGTTCTTTTCTGAGGTTCATATAAAATGGTGATTTTTTCTATATGCGGGATCTGTTCCCGAATTTTTGCTTCCAGATGCTCACTGACCTGATGGGCTTTTTCAAGATCCTGTGTTCTGACTGTCACTTGTGCGTGGATAAACTGAAACCGGCCGGCATTCCGGCCGGACAGATCAACGATCCGGTCCACCAGTGGATCTTTTTTAATAATTTCCTGAATCCGGTCCAGGGTGGCAAAATCAATGGACGCATCCAGCAGCACCCGCATGCCGTCAGACAAAAGATCCCACCCGGCCCGGACAATGAACACCAGAATCAGACAAGCCCCCATCTGATCGATGGATATCCCCCAGACCTGCCACTCCACCCCCAGATATCCCATAAATGCAGCAATCAGAACCACGATGGACGACAGCACATCCACCTGGCGGTGCCGGCCTTCGGCAATCAATGTGGGGGAATGGGTCCTTTGGCCGACACGAATGGCATACCGCCCGAAAAAAAAGATCATCAGCGTGGCCGCCAGCAGCAGCCAGATATAGGGCAGCGGTATCCGGGGAGGTGCCTGGGAACCTGAAAAAATCTGACCGACAATTTCATACCCGGCAATGAAAATAAATATGGCAATGAGAACGGATGCCACATTTTCCAGCTTATACAATCCCAGGGGAAATGCTTTTGTTTTTTTGGTGGACAGTTTGACTCCGCCGTAAATCACGAACGATGCAATGGCATCCGTCCCGGAATCAATGGCACTGGCCATGATGGCCAGACTGCCGGATGACACGGCAAGAAACCCTTTCATGACCGCTAAAAACAGGTTCAGTAAAAAAGCAAATCCCGCCACCCGGTATACCTGGGCGGTTTCATCATAAACATCCGTATGAGAAGCGGTTGGATTCATCATATGGAAATCAGTCCCAACGCGATAAATGCGATTCCCACTCCCATCCACTGACGGCGCCGCAGTTTTTCTCTGAGAAACAGCCAGGCCAGCAGGACTGTGGCAGCCGGATAAAGCGATGACAGCACGGCGGACACATCCAGGCGGCCCAGGTGGGCGGCCGTGGAAAACAAAAGATTGCCCAGGGCATCCAGGACCCCGCTCATGACAATGAAAAGCCACTGCCCCGCCTTGGGAGTGCCTGTTTTTCCCACCACCATCACCACGGTGAATAAAAAGGCAACCGATGCCACCCGGGCCCAGACCAAAGACCAGAAAATAGCCAGGTCATTGGCTTTATCGATAAAAATGAAAAACAGGCCAAAACCGACACCTGCGATACAGGACAGCAACAGCTCCCGGCCGGTCATGCGGAACCCGGTATCTGCCGAAGACAACAGCCACACGGCAATGCCGAAACACACAAACCCGGCAAACCGGGTCATGGAGGGCAGGCCGGCATAAACTGCCGTATATCCGATGGGCACCAGAGCCGTGAGTACGGCTGACAACGGCGCCACAATGCCCATGCGCCCCGTGGACAACCCCCGGTACAGCGCAATCAGCCCGATGTTGCCGAAAACCCCGGCAAATGCCCCATACATCAGGTGCCGGACCGGGGGCATGGCTTCCCCGGAAAAAACAGCCATCCCCAGCAGGAACAGGCCCCCGATTAACTGGGAAACCAGCACCACCTTCAGCACATTGCCTTTGCGGGACGCCATCCCGCCGCTGAAATCCCCGGCTCCCCAGGCGGCGGCACTGCCGATGCCGCAGGCAACAGCCAGTGTTTCCGTGCTAATCATCCATCAAATATCCACCGGTCAATCCCATGATAATCCAGGATATAATACCCATTTAAAGTTTCCTTATGATATTTTATTAACCATTTGATTCCGCCTGACACACCAGCCAGTCAGCATCACACAACCAAATTGAACTTATACGCACTTTGAACCGGTTTTTCAATTCCAAAGGACGATAACTTATGTCTGCCATGGGCCGGATTTTGATCCTGCGCTGCTTATTGAGCAGCGTTTTCCAGCCGCCAGATCTCCCCTGCGTCAATGGCCACATACAGTGCGCCCTTTGGCCCCAGGACCAGAGATCGAATCCGCTCTGTGGGCAGGCCGGCGACCACAGCGGTTCCGACCGTCATGCCTTCCGCGTCCATCTCCAATAGCTCAATACGTTTCCCGCGCAGAAATCCCACTGCCAACCGGTTCTCCCAGCCCTTCCAAAGAGATCCTTTCAAAAAGACGCACGGGCTCATCCCCTCGGAAACACCCCGGTTGTTCCATGATGGTTTGAGTGCGTCCGGGAACCGGTCCAGGTCGGTCATGGATGTTGGTGTGCCCTCGGAATTATTGGACATATACCCGCAATAATCCGCCGGACAGGACACCCCTTTTCCCGGCGCCGGATCCCAGCCGCCGTTGCCGCCCGGTGCCAGGGGGGTTACCTCATCGTCATGGCCGGGGCCGTGTTCACTGGCAAAGGCCCGGCCCGTGGCAGGATGAAAGTCAATGCCCTGCACATTGCGGTGGCCATACGTGTAGATGCGCGGATCACCGCCGGCCGGGGCCCGGTTCCCGGACGCCGGGTTGCCGTCACCATCGATGCGCAGGATCTTGCCCCCCAGGCGGGAAAGGTCCTGGGGCAACGGCCCGTCATGGTTGTCGCCCGTGGTGACGTAAAGAGTGCCATCAAACGGGCTGAACCGGATGCGGCCGCCGCTGTGGGCGCCGGCACCGCCCCACCGGTTCAATGACTGCTTGAATGAGATGTCGGTGACAATGTCCCTGCGGTCGGAAACACCCGCGTAATCTTTGTCAACCCTGAGTCGTACCACCCGGTTGGTCTTAGTCCCGCCGGCATTTGAAGCCATGTACACGTACACCAGGCGGTTTTCATCAAACGCCGGATCCAGGGCCACCCCCAGCATCCCGCTTTGTCCCTGGCAGAAAAAATCCTGGGCCGGCAGCGCTGCACCGGCAGTTCCAAACAACCGCCGGACCGTCCCATCCAAAGTGCGCACAGACAGCCCCCGGCATTTTTCCGTAAACAGCATGGTCCCGTCCGGGGCAAATGCCAGATCCCAGGGATCACTGAGTCCGGACATCACCACCGTGCGGGTTAGCTGAAGATCACTGGCTTCCGCCCGCGTTGACCGGTCGCAGCCCCAATGGGCCAGAACAGCTGCAAGCAGAGCCGCTAAAATCGTGAACAGTGCTCTTGTTGATTTGCGTGTCATGGTATTTCTCCTGAATCGTTTATCTCCTGAATCATATGCCATAAAAAGTAAGATAGAACGTTTGACATTTACATATGAGCATGTTCTTATCTATGCGGTGTATCATGGAAACAAAAATAAAAAAAGATATGTTCAGAAACTGGTTTGACCGGTATGTGGCAGGGTTCACAGCCGGAGAAAACACCGCCTTGGATGTGGTGACAAACATCCGGCTGAAAAAAGATCATTCAGACCGGGTGGTTCAGGAAATTCTGTGGATGGCGGATCAACTGGGCCTGGATAACGAATCCCGGGACCTGGCTGCCGTCATGGCCCTGTTTCACGATATCGGCCGGTTTGCACAGTATGCCCGGTACCGCACCTTTGTGGACCACAGATCAGAAAACCATGCCGAGCTGGGGGTAAAAATTCTGCAGCAACACCAGGTGCTGGACTGCCTGCCCGCAGATCAGGCAGACCTGATCTGCCGGGTGATCTCTTATCACAACCGGGCCGCACTGCCGGATGATGACACCGAAGAATGCCTGTTTTATGCAAGGCTGCTGCGGGATGCGGACAAACTGGATATCTGGCGGGTGCTCATCGACCATTACCAGCACCGGAACCAGGAGGACAACCCGGCCGTTGAACTGGGCCTGGCCGATACTTCCGACATCTCAGATCAGGTGTACGACCGTGTGGTAAATAAAGACATCGTAAATGCCCGCCATGTAAAGAACCTGAATGATTTCAAGCTGCTCCAGATCGGGTGGGTGTTTGACATCAATTTTACACCGGCCCTGCAGCAGGTCAAAGACCGAGGCTACATCGACGCCATCTGCCGAACCCTGCCGCCCTCTGACAGACGGACACGGATCAAACAGGTTGTGGCGGACTGGTTGGACAAAAAACTGCGATCATAACACCCCGGGGAAATCGCTTTTCTGTACATTTTCACCCCTTTTCTAACCCCAGACAATGTCACGATACAGATCCGGATCCGTATCTCCCTCCGTTGAAAACAGCAATACGCTGGAATCGCTGTTCAGGCAGATATCCTTTCTTATTTTCATGTTCTGTCTGGCAGTCATTATTTCAAACAATGCGCCGAGTGTCACAGCACCGGATTCTCCGGAAATGACAGGTTGATCTGTTGCCAAAGGATTGCCCAGCACCTTCATCCCTTTCCGGGCGATTTCATCCGCGCACATCAAAAAGGCATGGGCACCTGATTTCAGTATCTCCCAGCCCATCAGACTGGGCTCCCCGCATGACAGTCCTGCCATGATAGTGGCCAAATCACCCTTGATCCTGACCCGTTCCCCATTTTTAATGGATTCAAACAGACACGGGGCGCCTTCAGGTTCCACCACAATAAATGTCGGTGCATCCCCGCCGGCCAGGCTGACAAGGGTTCCAACCATGGCAGCGGCAAACGATCCCACACCGGCCTGTACAAAGACATGGGTCGGAAGATGCTTTTTTCCCGGGCCGATGGATTCGGTTATCAGTGTTGAATAGCCCTGCATGATATGGCGCGGAACTGTTTCGTACCCTTCCCAGGAGGTGTCCTGGAGCAGTGTCCAGCCGTTTTCCTGTGCTTTGCGGCTGGCATGCATTACGCTGTCATCAAAATTCATGCCCGTGATCGATGCCTGGGCCCCATAATGTCGGATGGCTTCCAATCTGATCAATGAAGACCCTTTGGGCAGATACACCACGGCTTTGCAGCCGAACTGTTTCGCAGCCCAGGCAACGGCCCTTCCATGATTGCCGTCCGTGGCCGTCACAAAAGTGATGTGATCATAGGCGGATTTGCGGGCAATGATATTATGGTAGGTTAATTCATCATCATCTAATCCGATCACGTCACCCAGGCATTTTGCCATGGCATAACTGGCCCCCAGGACTTTGAACGCCTTTAAATCAAAGCGATGGTTTTCATCTTTGATCCACAGCTGGTTTATTCCCAGATAACCGGCCAGGCCCGGCAGCCGGACCAGCGGGGTGGGCCTGTAACCCGGCAGGCTGCGATGAAAATCATGGACATGCCGGACGGTTTCTTTGTTTGCAAAATCAAACAAGGCTGTGTCAGGTGCTTGGGACAGGTCATTGACCTGACAGGAAATCAACTTTTTATTCATGGCTGTCATGCCCGTACAATTTAAACGCTCCCCTGGGAAACAGGCAGACCGGGCAGGTCTCAGGCGGTTCTTCTCCGTAATGGACATGCCCGCACATGGAACAGCGCCAGATCCCGGCATCTTTTTCAAGCGGTTTATCTTTTGATACGGGGAATTCAGACAAATCCGGCATGACCGGCTCATAGGTGTTCAATGCATGGCCTGCCAGGATCATTCGCTGGATTTCGCTGGTGCCTTCGTAAATCCGGTAAAGCCTTATATCCCGCATCAGTTTTTCCACAGGAAACATTTGGGTATATCCAAACCCGCCCAGTATCTGGAGGGCTTCGTCCACCACCTCCCAGGCTGCTTCTGTGGCATACATTTTTGCAACGGATGCAGAGATGGTGGGGTCAGGCAGATTGTCCGCTTCCCAGGCGCCCTTGTGAACAAGCAGCCTTGCGGTCTCGATCTTCTGAAACATCTCGGCAATCTTGAACTGAAGGGATTGAAAATTGACGATTGGGGTGCCGAAGGCCTTGCGCTTTTTGACATATGAGATGGCAAATTCCATGGCGGATCTGGCCGCGCCCACGGCAAAGGCCCCGATCATGGGCCGGGTCCGGGAAAAGGTTTTCATGGCCAGCATAAATCCCTTTCCAGGTTCTGCAATGACATTTTCAGCCGGCACCCGGACATTGTGAAAGGACAATCCAGCCGTGTTGGAGCAGCGCTGCCCCATTTTCGGGATGGGTTTTCCCACGGCCACCCCTTCCCATTCTTTTTCAACGACAAACGCACAGATCCCGTCATGCTTTTTGTCTGGATCCACCGTGGCAAAAATGGTCATGTAGTCGGCAATGCCCCCATTGGTGATCCAGAACTTGGTGCCGTTCAGAATATAATCATCGCCTTCTTTTTTCGCCCGGCACCGGATACCGGAAACATCAGAGCCCATGAACGCCTCAGAAGTAGCAAAACAGATCAGTTTGAAATTTTTGGCAATATCCGTGAGATATTTCTGTTTCGCCGTTTCATTGTCCGACAGGATAATGGGCTCCATGCCCAGGGAATTGTCAAAAATGGAGGTGGCGATCCCAGGGCAGGCCGCGGAGATCTCCTCGGTGATCAACGCCCCTTCCAAAAGGCCATATCCCTTGCCGCCATAGGCTTTTGGGATGTCCGAATTCATCACCCCGGCATGAAAGGCTTTTTCAAGCACATCCATGGGGGTCTGGTCTTTTTCATCATACTGCCAGGCCTTTGGCAGCACTTCTTTGAGGGCAAACCGCCTGGCATTGCTGCGTATCTCTTTCTGGGTGTCGGATAATTGAAAATTGAGCATGCTGTCTCCTTTTTGGTTTGTTGAAAACCGGACTGTATTTCCATATCATTTTTCAGATATCAAGCCAACAAAATGGTTTGTCCGGATAACCAAAATATTCACAATGTCCTGAACAGATAAAAGTCTTGCATTTTATTTAAAAAAACGACATGATACAGTTCATTTTTTCAACCACAGGATACTTTTCCTGTGGTTTTTTTTATTGAATACCTAAGGAAGCGAATATACATTATGATCTGTGCAAACAATATCGCCCTGGCTTATGGCAAACAGGTGCTGTTCAAAGATGTAAACATCATGTTCAAACCCGGAAACTGTTACGGGCTTATCGGGGCCAACGGGGCGGGAAAATCCACTTTTTTAAAAATTCTGGCCAGAGAGATTGAACCGGATGCCGGCGACATCAGTGTGGGCCCCAAAGAAAGAATTGCCGTGTTACGACAGGATCACTTTGCCTTTGACACCCACGGGGTGCTGGATACGGTCATCATGGGGCACAAAAAACTGTATGCAGTCATGGCTGAACGCGAAGCCTTGTATGCAAAGCCTGATTTTTCAAATGAAGACGGTCTGAGATCCGGAGAGCTGGAAATTGAATTTGAGGAAATGAACGGATATGATGCAGAGTCTGAAGCAGCGGTCCTGCTCAAAA
Above is a window of Desulfotignum balticum DSM 7044 DNA encoding:
- a CDS encoding cation diffusion facilitator family transporter gives rise to the protein MMNPTASHTDVYDETAQVYRVAGFAFLLNLFLAVMKGFLAVSSGSLAIMASAIDSGTDAIASFVIYGGVKLSTKKTKAFPLGLYKLENVASVLIAIFIFIAGYEIVGQIFSGSQAPPRIPLPYIWLLLAATLMIFFFGRYAIRVGQRTHSPTLIAEGRHRQVDVLSSIVVLIAAFMGYLGVEWQVWGISIDQMGACLILVFIVRAGWDLLSDGMRVLLDASIDFATLDRIQEIIKKDPLVDRIVDLSGRNAGRFQFIHAQVTVRTQDLEKAHQVSEHLEAKIREQIPHIEKITILYEPQKRTRVRIAVPLADENGRISAHFGEAPLFAVVQVQRRDQAVQKKNLMKNPYTATETAKGIRVAEWLINAGVDHVGMKEDVSRKGPGYVLANGGIKVHLISCDHLDTAIDEIMATDI
- a CDS encoding EamA family transporter, with the protein product MISTETLAVACGIGSAAAWGAGDFSGGMASRKGNVLKVVLVSQLIGGLFLLGMAVFSGEAMPPVRHLMYGAFAGVFGNIGLIALYRGLSTGRMGIVAPLSAVLTALVPIGYTAVYAGLPSMTRFAGFVCFGIAVWLLSSADTGFRMTGRELLLSCIAGVGFGLFFIFIDKANDLAIFWSLVWARVASVAFLFTVVMVVGKTGTPKAGQWLFIVMSGVLDALGNLLFSTAAHLGRLDVSAVLSSLYPAATVLLAWLFLREKLRRRQWMGVGIAFIALGLISI
- a CDS encoding PQQ-dependent sugar dehydrogenase; amino-acid sequence: MTRKSTRALFTILAALLAAVLAHWGCDRSTRAEASDLQLTRTVVMSGLSDPWDLAFAPDGTMLFTEKCRGLSVRTLDGTVRRLFGTAGAALPAQDFFCQGQSGMLGVALDPAFDENRLVYVYMASNAGGTKTNRVVRLRVDKDYAGVSDRRDIVTDISFKQSLNRWGGAGAHSGGRIRFSPFDGTLYVTTGDNHDGPLPQDLSRLGGKILRIDGDGNPASGNRAPAGGDPRIYTYGHRNVQGIDFHPATGRAFASEHGPGHDDEVTPLAPGGNGGWDPAPGKGVSCPADYCGYMSNNSEGTPTSMTDLDRFPDALKPSWNNRGVSEGMSPCVFLKGSLWKGWENRLAVGFLRGKRIELLEMDAEGMTVGTAVVAGLPTERIRSLVLGPKGALYVAIDAGEIWRLENAAQ
- a CDS encoding HD domain-containing protein: METKIKKDMFRNWFDRYVAGFTAGENTALDVVTNIRLKKDHSDRVVQEILWMADQLGLDNESRDLAAVMALFHDIGRFAQYARYRTFVDHRSENHAELGVKILQQHQVLDCLPADQADLICRVISYHNRAALPDDDTEECLFYARLLRDADKLDIWRVLIDHYQHRNQEDNPAVELGLADTSDISDQVYDRVVNKDIVNARHVKNLNDFKLLQIGWVFDINFTPALQQVKDRGYIDAICRTLPPSDRRTRIKQVVADWLDKKLRS
- a CDS encoding diaminopropionate ammonia-lyase, producing the protein MNKKLISCQVNDLSQAPDTALFDFANKETVRHVHDFHRSLPGYRPTPLVRLPGLAGYLGINQLWIKDENHRFDLKAFKVLGASYAMAKCLGDVIGLDDDELTYHNIIARKSAYDHITFVTATDGNHGRAVAWAAKQFGCKAVVYLPKGSSLIRLEAIRHYGAQASITGMNFDDSVMHASRKAQENGWTLLQDTSWEGYETVPRHIMQGYSTLITESIGPGKKHLPTHVFVQAGVGSFAAAMVGTLVSLAGGDAPTFIVVEPEGAPCLFESIKNGERVRIKGDLATIMAGLSCGEPSLMGWEILKSGAHAFLMCADEIARKGMKVLGNPLATDQPVISGESGAVTLGALFEIMTARQNMKIRKDICLNSDSSVLLFSTEGDTDPDLYRDIVWG